Proteins encoded by one window of Flagellimonas lutaonensis:
- a CDS encoding GIY-YIG nuclease family protein has protein sequence MGTYYLYILHSEKFDSYYVGSSSNPWQRLQQHNETPKCTYTSKYRPWSLAAIFQAVHSRSDAIKAEKFVKSQKSRIFIEKLVETDFVPSGNLAQLVRVPHVRD, from the coding sequence ATGGGAACCTATTATCTCTACATCTTACATTCTGAAAAGTTTGACAGTTATTATGTAGGCTCTAGTTCAAACCCCTGGCAGCGGCTGCAACAACACAATGAGACTCCAAAATGCACCTATACCTCAAAATATAGACCCTGGAGTTTGGCCGCCATTTTTCAGGCAGTGCATAGCCGGAGTGATGCGATCAAAGCCGAAAAATTTGTGAAGAGTCAGAAGAGCAGGATTTTTATAGAAAAACTCGTTGAAACGGATTTCGTGCCATCTGGCAATTTAGCTCAGTTGGTTAGAGTCCCTCACGTGCGGGATTAA
- the rseP gene encoding RIP metalloprotease RseP translates to MSPIAVKVIQFFLSLSLLIILHELGHFIPAKIFKTRVEKFFLFFDVKFALFKKKIGETVYGIGWLPLGGYVKIAGMIDESMDTEAMKEEPKPWEFRSKPAWQRLIIMLGGVTVNFVLAVIIYIGMAYSYGDQYIPMESLKDGVWVMEENIGEKLGLQTGDKIVAIDGDKVENFNNVFIDLINGNSMTIERDGQIIEKEIPVDFIATLLEDEDKVRFLNYRIPFVIGSVPKDSQNYRSGLKKGDEVVRIGNDSIKYFDQAKTLLEKYEGQRIELGVLRNNSELVNIPIVVSDSATIGVFPAAMPFKKLEEKGILKVETKTYTLWESIPAGINKGVDILTSYVKQLKKIFNPSTGAYKGVGGFAAIGSMFPDTWDWAAFWSTTALISIILAFMNILPIPALDGGHVMFLLYEMVSGRKPSDKFLEYAQMVGFFLLIALLLFANGNDIYKALTK, encoded by the coding sequence ATGAGCCCCATTGCAGTTAAAGTGATTCAGTTTTTTCTGAGTCTTTCCCTTTTGATCATTCTTCACGAATTGGGTCACTTCATCCCCGCAAAAATCTTTAAGACACGGGTCGAGAAGTTTTTTCTCTTTTTCGATGTGAAGTTTGCCCTGTTCAAAAAGAAAATCGGGGAGACCGTTTACGGCATCGGCTGGCTGCCATTGGGAGGCTACGTGAAAATAGCCGGAATGATCGACGAGAGCATGGACACCGAGGCCATGAAAGAAGAACCCAAGCCATGGGAATTTCGCAGTAAACCGGCTTGGCAACGGTTGATCATTATGCTGGGCGGTGTAACCGTGAACTTTGTATTGGCGGTCATTATCTATATTGGAATGGCCTACTCTTATGGTGATCAATACATTCCAATGGAGAGTCTGAAAGACGGTGTCTGGGTAATGGAGGAGAACATAGGCGAAAAGTTGGGATTACAGACCGGGGATAAGATTGTGGCCATTGATGGGGATAAGGTAGAAAACTTCAACAATGTTTTCATCGACCTGATCAATGGAAACAGCATGACCATTGAAAGGGATGGGCAGATCATCGAAAAGGAAATCCCCGTCGATTTTATTGCAACATTGCTTGAAGATGAAGATAAGGTACGTTTTTTAAACTATAGAATTCCCTTTGTAATTGGTAGTGTTCCCAAAGATTCACAGAATTATAGATCAGGCCTTAAAAAAGGGGATGAAGTGGTACGAATCGGGAATGATTCTATTAAATACTTTGACCAGGCGAAAACTCTTCTGGAGAAATATGAGGGACAGAGGATAGAATTGGGCGTGCTACGCAACAATAGCGAACTTGTCAATATTCCTATTGTAGTTAGCGATAGTGCCACTATTGGAGTTTTTCCAGCTGCAATGCCATTCAAAAAACTTGAGGAAAAGGGAATTTTAAAGGTAGAAACCAAGACTTACACACTATGGGAGTCTATTCCAGCGGGCATCAACAAAGGGGTGGATATCTTGACCAGTTACGTGAAACAGCTGAAGAAAATTTTCAACCCGTCCACTGGTGCCTATAAAGGTGTAGGAGGGTTTGCCGCCATAGGCAGTATGTTTCCAGACACATGGGACTGGGCCGCTTTTTGGTCGACCACCGCATTGATTTCCATTATCCTGGCCTTTATGAACATTCTTCCCATACCAGCTTTGGATGGGGGCCATGTGATGTTCTTGCTCTATGAGATGGTCTCTGGAAGAAAGCCAAGCGACAAGTTTTTGGAATATGCCCAGATGGTCGGTTTCTTCTTGTTGATCGCACTGTTGCTCTTCGCAAACGGTAATGACATCTATAAAGCCCTGACAAAATAA
- a CDS encoding DUF2141 domain-containing protein, with product MKQLFWFVVLFPVLAFSQNELSVEVHGVPSSEGKINVAVYNSEDGFLKFDKVFKCDSIAAQKGVTHLSIKNLPAGEYALAIFYDENGNNKLDTNWLGIPREKVAFSNAKMKTFGPPNFKECSFKVVRDVALEVFL from the coding sequence ATGAAGCAACTTTTTTGGTTTGTGGTGCTGTTTCCCGTTTTGGCTTTTTCCCAAAACGAGCTATCGGTAGAAGTGCATGGGGTGCCCTCATCGGAAGGAAAAATCAACGTGGCGGTCTATAACTCAGAAGATGGGTTCTTGAAATTTGACAAAGTGTTCAAATGCGATAGCATAGCAGCCCAAAAAGGGGTAACCCATCTCTCCATAAAAAACCTTCCAGCGGGTGAATATGCACTGGCCATTTTTTATGATGAGAACGGCAACAATAAACTCGATACCAATTGGTTGGGCATTCCAAGGGAGAAAGTGGCCTTTTCAAATGCCAAGATGAAGACTTTTGGTCCGCCAAATTTTAAAGAATGTTCATTTAAGGTTGTGCGCGATGTTGCGCTAGAGGTCTTTCTGTAA
- a CDS encoding glycoside hydrolase family 16 protein: MNTKSFFTIVHYSLVVFLFTAMGISSCSSDSSETDDTVPIPDSNTPEEPLDPNRPWNLVWEDDFDGDLSQWNVWESGAFNNEIQFYRPEQLTIEDGILTIDIQRETITGPNNPFDSSPKEFQYVSGRIETKTTFGPSSATGETEYRFMARIKLPPGNGMWPAFWSYGDPWPTQGEIDIVEARGNLPMEFSSNIFYGTEPGIPLTDNNNTVVEHELEVDITADFHTYELIWTANSLEIIFDGETLHKYQASPLNYIATLFGLKQQIVLNTAVGGFFFPNSSPSSFADTSQMQVDWVRVYKR, from the coding sequence ATGAACACCAAGTCTTTTTTCACCATTGTACACTATTCATTGGTGGTTTTTCTTTTTACAGCGATGGGGATTTCAAGTTGTTCCTCAGACTCCTCTGAAACCGATGATACTGTCCCAATCCCCGATTCAAACACACCCGAAGAACCGCTTGACCCAAACAGGCCATGGAACCTAGTCTGGGAAGATGATTTTGACGGTGACCTTTCACAATGGAACGTGTGGGAAAGCGGGGCCTTCAACAATGAGATTCAATTCTACAGGCCAGAGCAGCTGACCATCGAAGATGGAATCTTGACCATCGACATACAAAGGGAAACCATTACCGGGCCCAACAATCCTTTTGATAGTAGCCCCAAAGAGTTTCAATATGTTTCTGGAAGAATAGAGACCAAGACAACATTTGGTCCTTCGAGCGCCACGGGAGAAACCGAATATCGCTTTATGGCCCGGATCAAATTGCCCCCAGGCAACGGTATGTGGCCCGCTTTTTGGTCGTATGGCGACCCATGGCCCACCCAGGGCGAAATTGACATCGTAGAGGCACGGGGCAATCTTCCCATGGAATTTTCATCCAATATTTTCTATGGAACAGAACCCGGCATACCCTTGACAGACAACAACAACACCGTGGTAGAACATGAGTTGGAGGTTGACATTACTGCAGATTTTCACACGTACGAACTTATTTGGACCGCCAACAGCCTCGAAATCATATTTGATGGTGAAACGTTGCACAAATATCAAGCGAGCCCGCTCAACTACATTGCCACGCTTTTTGGCCTGAAACAACAGATAGTATTGAATACCGCGGTCGGTGGATTCTTCTTTCCGAATTCATCGCCCTCGTCATTTGCAGACACATCGCAGATGCAGGTGGACTGGGTTCGGGTGTACAAAAGATAG
- the feoB gene encoding ferrous iron transport protein B: protein MSKSINVALIGNPNTGKTSVFNQLTGLNQKVGNYPGITVEKKEGICKLPRGVKAHIIDLPGTYSLNTTSLDESVVVELLLNKNSRDYPDVAVVVSDVENLKRNLLLFTQIKDLKIPTILVINMSDRMSRKGISLDVGLMEERLDTKIALVSTRKKEGIDRIKALIADYKNLSTMPTLDASVIDMAYFERLKKTFPKEDLYKLWLVITQDVNFMPLEKKRIADTSKFNTKSNEELKRLQHKETVLRYQFINGVLKETYKIDYKAAKGLRATLDKILTHKIFGYLIFFALLLTIFQAIFDWSSYPMDFIDAQFAAASDWVKNTLPPGILTNLLAEGILAGIGGIVIFIPQIAFLFLFISLLEESGYMSRVVFLMDRLMRPFGLSGKSVVPLISGTACAIPAVMATRTIENWKERLITILVVPFTTCSARLPVYLIIIALVIPPGRVLGLSYQALTLMMLYLLGFVMAILSAMVLNKVMKTKTRSLFIVEMPTYRLPLLKNVAYTVIEKTKSFVLGAGKIILAISIVLWFLGSNGLSEEFKNAEAIVSERIEQQGLSPYSKNYINDNVERYLISRNIESSSDIPTQLQDSIQQLRITLRERAKMQEIASYKLEHSFIGYAGKAIEPVVKPLGYDWKIGIAILTSFAAREVFVGTLATIYSVGSDEEETIKNRMAAELNDKGKPLFDLASGISLMLFYAFAMQCMSTLAIVKRETNSWKWPLLQLVFMSSFAYLVALAAYQIIK from the coding sequence ATGAGCAAGAGCATCAATGTGGCCCTAATTGGCAACCCCAACACCGGTAAAACCTCTGTTTTCAACCAGTTGACAGGTCTTAACCAAAAAGTGGGCAACTACCCCGGTATCACGGTCGAAAAAAAAGAAGGCATCTGCAAACTGCCCAGGGGGGTCAAAGCGCATATTATAGATCTTCCGGGCACCTATAGCCTCAATACCACCTCGTTGGATGAAAGTGTCGTTGTCGAACTATTGCTCAATAAAAACAGTAGGGACTATCCAGACGTTGCCGTGGTCGTCAGCGATGTGGAAAACCTCAAGCGAAACCTTTTGTTGTTTACCCAAATCAAAGATCTGAAGATCCCAACGATTTTGGTCATCAACATGTCAGACCGCATGTCGCGAAAAGGCATCTCGCTTGATGTTGGGTTGATGGAAGAGCGTCTTGACACAAAAATTGCACTGGTCAGCACCCGAAAAAAAGAGGGCATTGACCGCATCAAGGCCTTGATTGCTGACTATAAAAACCTATCGACCATGCCAACCTTGGATGCCTCGGTTATCGACATGGCATATTTCGAGCGGTTAAAAAAGACTTTTCCTAAAGAAGACCTTTACAAGCTATGGCTAGTGATTACCCAAGACGTGAACTTCATGCCCTTGGAAAAAAAGCGCATAGCAGACACTTCAAAATTCAACACAAAGTCAAATGAAGAACTGAAACGGTTACAGCACAAAGAGACGGTTTTGCGATACCAGTTCATCAACGGGGTGCTGAAAGAGACCTATAAAATAGACTATAAGGCGGCAAAAGGCCTACGGGCTACCCTTGATAAGATATTGACACACAAAATCTTTGGTTACCTTATCTTTTTTGCCCTGTTGTTGACCATTTTCCAGGCCATATTTGATTGGAGCTCGTATCCGATGGATTTTATCGATGCCCAATTTGCAGCCGCCAGTGATTGGGTCAAAAATACGCTGCCGCCAGGTATTTTGACCAACTTATTGGCCGAGGGAATCCTTGCAGGCATCGGGGGCATTGTCATCTTTATTCCACAGATCGCTTTTCTGTTCCTGTTTATCTCTTTGCTCGAAGAGAGCGGTTATATGAGCCGCGTGGTATTTCTGATGGATCGCCTGATGCGCCCATTCGGCTTGAGCGGAAAGAGCGTGGTACCCTTGATTTCGGGCACCGCTTGTGCCATACCTGCCGTAATGGCGACCCGAACCATCGAGAACTGGAAAGAGCGCCTTATCACCATCTTGGTGGTGCCCTTTACCACTTGCTCGGCACGTTTGCCGGTTTACCTGATCATTATAGCTCTGGTTATTCCACCTGGAAGGGTACTCGGGCTAAGCTACCAGGCCTTGACCTTGATGATGCTTTATCTTCTTGGTTTTGTTATGGCCATTCTATCGGCCATGGTCTTGAACAAGGTCATGAAAACAAAGACCCGTTCACTTTTTATCGTCGAAATGCCCACATATCGGCTACCACTGTTGAAAAATGTCGCGTACACCGTAATTGAAAAAACCAAAAGTTTCGTTTTGGGGGCGGGCAAAATTATATTGGCGATTTCCATAGTACTTTGGTTCTTGGGTTCCAATGGCCTTTCTGAAGAGTTCAAGAATGCCGAAGCCATTGTTTCCGAAAGAATTGAACAACAAGGCCTTAGCCCTTACAGCAAAAACTATATCAATGACAATGTTGAGCGTTACTTGATATCAAGAAATATCGAGTCCTCATCCGATATTCCCACACAACTTCAAGATTCCATCCAGCAATTGCGGATAACCCTGCGCGAAAGGGCCAAAATGCAAGAAATAGCCAGCTATAAACTTGAACATTCGTTCATCGGCTACGCCGGAAAAGCCATTGAACCCGTAGTGAAACCTTTGGGATATGACTGGAAGATAGGCATTGCTATCTTGACCTCTTTCGCCGCTCGGGAAGTTTTTGTAGGAACCCTGGCGACCATTTACAGTGTGGGCAGCGATGAAGAGGAGACCATTAAAAACCGTATGGCCGCAGAACTAAATGATAAGGGCAAACCCCTCTTTGACCTGGCATCGGGCATTTCGTTGATGCTCTTCTACGCTTTTGCGATGCAGTGCATGAGTACGCTGGCCATTGTTAAACGAGAGACCAATTCGTGGAAATGGCCCTTGCTTCAACTGGTTTTTATGAGCAGCTTTGCGTACCTTGTAGCATTGGCAGCCTACCAAATTATAAAATAG
- a CDS encoding FeoA family protein, protein MVLTVADLKEGQIGIIKEFTKNTIPVKLMELGCLPGNSVELVQVAPLKDPIYINVNGSHIAIRRTLAKEIELDLFEEPVRP, encoded by the coding sequence ATCGTCTTGACCGTTGCTGATTTGAAAGAGGGACAAATAGGAATCATTAAGGAATTTACCAAGAATACCATTCCGGTTAAACTGATGGAACTGGGCTGCCTGCCCGGTAACAGCGTTGAATTGGTTCAGGTCGCACCGCTCAAAGACCCCATCTATATCAATGTGAACGGCAGCCATATTGCCATTCGCAGAACATTGGCAAAAGAAATTGAGCTTGATTTATTTGAAGAACCCGTACGGCCATGA
- a CDS encoding SCO family protein gives MRRFFAKYRFFFIVFSILSAIIIYLMYTALTPKQRLPIYQPSMVNPELVDSTLHYKKKYHTIANFKLINQNGDTITEQDYDEKIYVADFFFTTCPTICPIMTKNMAEIQGHILDDDEVMLLSHTVTPQIDSVAQLKKYALEKGVIDEKWNLVTGDKKQIYELARKSYLAVKTDGDGGPFDMIHTENFILVDKERRIRGFYDGTDAEEVKKLLEDIELLKASYGG, from the coding sequence ATGCGCAGGTTTTTTGCCAAATACCGGTTTTTTTTCATTGTTTTCTCCATTTTGTCGGCCATCATCATTTATTTGATGTATACTGCACTTACGCCCAAGCAGCGATTGCCCATTTACCAACCCTCTATGGTGAACCCCGAACTGGTCGATAGCACGCTGCACTATAAAAAGAAATACCATACCATCGCCAATTTTAAGCTCATCAACCAAAACGGTGACACCATTACCGAGCAAGATTATGATGAAAAAATCTATGTGGCTGATTTCTTTTTTACGACCTGCCCGACCATTTGCCCGATCATGACCAAGAACATGGCCGAAATACAAGGCCATATTCTAGATGACGACGAGGTAATGTTGCTTTCGCACACGGTAACCCCCCAGATTGATTCGGTGGCCCAACTAAAAAAGTATGCCCTTGAAAAGGGTGTGATCGATGAAAAATGGAATCTGGTCACAGGCGACAAAAAACAGATATACGAGTTGGCCCGAAAATCGTATCTGGCCGTTAAAACGGATGGCGATGGGGGGCCTTTTGACATGATCCATACCGAAAACTTCATTCTTGTGGACAAAGAACGGCGCATTCGCGGATTTTACGATGGCACCGATGCCGAAGAAGTCAAGAAACTATTGGAAGATATCGAACTCTTGAAAGCTTCCTATGGGGGGTAA
- a CDS encoding TonB-dependent receptor, which produces MKKLYCLLVFILIFGVTGCSSTKKKETTSMNVEQELERKNRGQVSLLTRIRQLPGVSLKNGLPVINKATNTLNSRDFGEPLYVLNGQIIGNSFSRIDELVDSFNVKKIEVVAGPDASFYGAQGAKGVIKITTFQ; this is translated from the coding sequence ATGAAAAAACTTTATTGCCTGTTGGTCTTTATATTGATTTTTGGTGTTACCGGATGTTCTTCCACCAAAAAAAAGGAAACAACCTCGATGAACGTTGAGCAAGAACTCGAACGAAAGAACCGGGGTCAAGTTTCGCTGTTGACCCGAATTCGCCAATTGCCCGGCGTTTCATTAAAGAATGGCCTGCCGGTAATCAACAAGGCCACGAACACCCTTAATTCTAGGGACTTTGGCGAACCACTCTATGTTCTGAACGGGCAGATAATTGGCAATTCGTTCAGTAGAATCGACGAATTGGTAGACAGTTTCAATGTCAAAAAAATTGAAGTCGTGGCTGGCCCCGATGCCTCTTTTTATGGTGCCCAGGGGGCCAAGGGCGTTATAAAAATCACTACCTTTCAATAA